ACAAATGCTTTCCAAAATTTCACGCCCTGCTAAACCTTTATGGCAATCGAAAAGCTTGCCAAATCTGATCAAGCCGCGGCAGAGTAGCCTAATAAACCTATTAAAGGTGATGAACAGCTGCCAATCCACCATGACAGTGACGAGTTTCGATCGGCGCTGGGCACTCTTGAGACTGAAGCCGAAATGGGGCACGCGGATTCCACGTACGCTTTCGCCGTAGCTTGAAGCGCACAACACAGACAATTCCTTCTTCCACCACAAGCGGCCGGGGCCCCCTGCTCTTCCGTCCCCCCGAACGCAACCCCCGGGCATCTTGACAGCAAGCATCGGCGACATCAATCCAGACCACGGTTGTGGCTGTACTGCTACGCCTCCCAGTGCAGTGTCACTGGCATTTTCGTTTCGTGCACCTCTGTCTCTCCCCCATCTCTTCCTTTTCGTGTAGTGATCCTCTCCCAAAACTTTGCTTAGTTTAATCCCAAAAGGAACACGTATTTAAGTGACTAAATTCTGCGGAGAAAGAGCTCACCAAACCACAAACTGCTACTACTAATCCTCCTCCCATCCAAGTGGCAATTTCCTTACCACGGCTGCACTTCACCTCACCTAGCCTACACTAGTACGCCACAAAGAACGGCCCGCCCGCCGACGTGGCAAACAAGCATGAATCGACAAGAAAAGGGGTAGGCCCCGCGTGCACATTTCGCGCCCACTAGTTAGGCAGCGCCTCCGCCTGCGACTGCGGCAAGTCCAACCATGATCGCCATGAATGAATCGGAGAGAATGTTATCTTCTTCGAGCAAACAtgcatgccatagaagaaattCACAGCTGATCTGCGATATAACTTACTCTTTTCCATATACTACTATGAGCAGTTATAAGAATTATGAGTCGCTACAGCTAAGGATGGATTTTACCAGATCAATGACAAACTCTCATCACTCCTTACCCAATCAAGGTAAAAAGAGAGAAACGAGGAAAGGAATTGCGCGAATTAAGTAACTGACGATTTTGGTGGCGGCAATAATGGCGCCCGCGCCGGGGCGGTCTGCCGGCTCCGCCCGGCGGCGGTCTAGCGCCACGCGGAGGCGACGGTCACCACGCGCCCCATCCAGCAGAGCCGGAGCACGCCGTTCTCCGCCTTGACGGTGATCCCGGGCGGCGCCGGGCCGACGCGGGCGGCGACCTGGTCCGCAATGCCCGGGCCGAGCGCCACCGGGCGGAACCCCGCCATGCCGAACCGGGCGCGCCACTTGCCGAAGACCTCGCACCGCTCCAGCCGGTCGGGGCCCTCACGGCCGGCCGCGTTCGCCGCCTTCCTCGCCACGGCCGCCTCGGCCCTGGCCTTCTTCTCCGCGCTCTCCCGCCCCAGCGTCGCGTCCAGCGACTCCAGGATGGCGCCGTAGTGCGCGCACGCGTCCGTGAAGCGCGCGGCCAGCGGGGCCGTGTTCGTGTTCAGCTCCTGCTCCACGAGCGCCACCACCTGCGGGCTCAGCGCGcggacgcggcggaggagctcgTCCCGGGGGTTCGCCGGAGAGACGCTCTCGTCGGGGACGTGCGAGAGCGCGAAGGCGAGGTTGACCGCCAGCGCCTCCCCGGGCGCGCAGTCGAGCTTGGACGCATCCAGCTCTGCAGCCCTGCAGCTGACCACTTTAAAGCGGTACTCGATGCCAGCTCGCTCGGCGAGCTGCTTCAGCGGCTCCCCGATGGCGGCGAGCGTTGCAGTTTGAGACTGCGTGTACGGCGAGCCTGGGTCGGTGACGGCGGTGACCTTCAGGGAGGTGCCCGGCACGCGGCGGTCAGCGAGGTACTGGATGAGGGCCGCGTGCTGCTGCGGGCTGACGTCGAAGTCGACGAGGTGGATGGCGCGGCGGTCGCCCACAGCTTCGACGATGGCGACGCTGGCTGCGTGGAGGGCGAGGCGGAAGCACGGGGAGAtgtcgtggaggagctcggacCCGGCGCGCTGCTCGGCGCCGCAGAGCTCGGCGAGGTGTTGAGTTAGGGCGGAGGCGGTCGGGACAATGCGGGAGGACAGCGCGGCCACCATCATGGCAATCAGCCGCTGCTCCGCGTCGCCGTGCTGGTTGGCCGCGCGCTTGAGGGCAGCCAGATGGGTGGCCGCCGCTTCGTGGTTGCCGTCGGCGAGAGCGACCGCGGCTTCAGACAGGAGCTGCCGCGACGCGGCCCCcggggtcggcggcgagcaggacgCGGAGGAAGAGGCCGTGGAGGACGACGAGTTGGAAGGCGACCTCGTCATCCCCGCGTTGGCGCCGTTGTTATTGTTCGGGGCCGCCGATGCAGGGAGCCCGGGCGTCGGCGCGGCGGTGATGGAGTTGAGCTGCTGTATCGTCTCCTCCCACTCGGAGTTGGTCACCGCGGAGCCGGTGCCGCTCATCGCCGCCaccggctcgtcgtcgtcgtcgtccagcaGCTGCTTCTCCAGCTCCTGCAAAATGAACAGCtcgctcgacgccgccggctgaggcggcggcgccctggacAGGCCGAAGGCCTGCGTCTGCGGCGAGGACGTCATGAGCGGCACCTGCCTCTGCGGCTGCGGGTGCATCAGCGGCACCGCCGCCCTCGACGCGGTGGTGAGCGACGACAGCGTCGACGAAGGCGACGCCAGGCCCCCTCCGTTGCTGGACCCGGAGAGAACCAGCGGCTGGGTCGGGCCCCCGCCGAGCAAGGCGGCGatatccgccgccgccgcggtgcgctGCCTCACCGCGCGGAGGTAGAGCGCCTGCT
This sequence is a window from Panicum virgatum strain AP13 chromosome 7K, P.virgatum_v5, whole genome shotgun sequence. Protein-coding genes within it:
- the LOC120641541 gene encoding scarecrow-like protein 8; its protein translation is MEPGAPWRDPRQGYAYGVGSALQMQLQQRADAAAGGGVLKRSLGELERWQHQQQQHVAAQQALYLRAVRQRTAAAADIAALLGGGPTQPLVLSGSSNGGGLASPSSTLSSLTTASRAAVPLMHPQPQRQVPLMTSSPQTQAFGLSRAPPPQPAASSELFILQELEKQLLDDDDDEPVAAMSGTGSAVTNSEWEETIQQLNSITAAPTPGLPASAAPNNNNGANAGMTRSPSNSSSSTASSSASCSPPTPGAASRQLLSEAAVALADGNHEAAATHLAALKRAANQHGDAEQRLIAMMVAALSSRIVPTASALTQHLAELCGAEQRAGSELLHDISPCFRLALHAASVAIVEAVGDRRAIHLVDFDVSPQQHAALIQYLADRRVPGTSLKVTAVTDPGSPYTQSQTATLAAIGEPLKQLAERAGIEYRFKVVSCRAAELDASKLDCAPGEALAVNLAFALSHVPDESVSPANPRDELLRRVRALSPQVVALVEQELNTNTAPLAARFTDACAHYGAILESLDATLGRESAEKKARAEAAVARKAANAAGREGPDRLERCEVFGKWRARFGMAGFRPVALGPGIADQVAARVGPAPPGITVKAENGVLRLCWMGRVVTVASAWR